The proteins below are encoded in one region of Salvelinus fontinalis isolate EN_2023a chromosome 10, ASM2944872v1, whole genome shotgun sequence:
- the hapln1b gene encoding hyaluronan and proteoglycan link protein 1 has translation MLPVLICALVSLSLADNFDTAYPELEHYRTIYVQENGPQLSVVTEQSKVVSRRGGNATLPCKFHRDASLPANPKLRIKWTKLTSDYLKEVDVFVAMGFHKRSYGRFHGRVYLQDSAPTDASLVITELTLEDYGRYKCEVIDGLEDGTGVVSLDLQGIVYPYFPRLGRYNLNFFDAERACREQDSIVASFDQLYEAWRGGLDWCNAGWLSDGSVQYPITTPREPCGGKNTVPGVRNYGLRDKEKNRYDVFCFTSNYKGRFYYLIHPSKLTYDEAVRACQKDGAQIAKVGQMYAAWKLLGYDRCDAGWLADGSVRYPITRPRRRCSPTEAAVRFNGYPDKKHKLYGVYCFKGHN, from the exons AGAATGGCCCTCAGCTCTCTGTGGTGACGGAGCAGTCCAAGGTGGTGTCGAGGCGGGGGGGTAATGCCACCCTGCCCTGTAAGTTCCACAGGGATGCGTCACTGCCGGCCAACCCCAAACTGAGGATCAAATGGACTAAGCTGACCTCAGACTACCTCAAAGAG GTGGATGTCTTCGTTGCCATGGGTTTCCACAAGCGGAGCTACGGACGTTTCCATGGACGCGTCTACCTACAGGACTCGGCCCCCACGGATGCGTCGTTGGTcatcacagaactcacactggaGGATTATGGGAGATATAAGTGTGAGGTCATCGACGGGTTGGAAGATGGAACAGGCGTGGTGTCCCTGGACCTGCAAG gtATCGTCTACCCATACTTCCCTCGGCTGGGTCGTTACAACCTGAACTTCTTTGATGCCGAGCGGGCGTGTCGCGAGCAGGACTCCATCGTGGCGTCGTTTGACCAGCTGTACGAGGCGTGGCGTGGGGGTTTGGACTGGTGCAACGCTGGGTGGCTGAGTGACGGATCCGTCCAGTACCCCATCACCACCCCCAGGGAACCCTGTGGCGGCAAGAACACTGTCCCCGGGGTACGCAACTACGGCCTCAGAGACAAGGAGAAGAACAGATACGACGTGTTCTGTTTCACCTCCAACTAcaaag gGCGGTTCTACTACCTGATCCACCCCTCCAAGCTCACATATGACGAggctgtgcgtgcgtgtcagaAGGACGGCGCTCAGATCGCCAAGGTGGGCCAGATGTACGCCGCCTGGAAGCTATTGGGCTACGACCGCTGTGACGCCGGCTGGTTGGCTGACGGGAGCGTCCGTTACCCCATCACCCGCCCCCGTAGGCGCTGCAGCCCAACGGAAGCTGCCGTGAGGTTCAACGGCTACCCTGACAAGAAACACAAGCTGTACGGAGTCTACTGCTTCAAGGGCCACAACTAA